A stretch of the Nissabacter sp. SGAir0207 genome encodes the following:
- a CDS encoding PhzF family phenazine biosynthesis protein has product MEHQTIKRIAAFSDGGQGGNPAGVLIAETLPGEAEMQRIAAEVGYSETAFLAPHEDGWRVRYFAPEIEVPFCGHATIAAGAALAEQFGGGRYRLYLNNGDISVEGEIQQSLAAASLQSPPTRSEPVPEALLAEALALFGWHESDLDTRLPPAMAYGGASHLILPVRHRATLKAMQYDQAQGKALMEAHGITTFCLVHAESPTRFHARNPFAIGGVYEDPATGAAAAALGGYLRDRQWPHHGEVEIIQGEDMGARSLLRIQISDQPGGSIRVSGTARTIS; this is encoded by the coding sequence ATGGAACATCAAACTATAAAACGTATCGCGGCTTTTTCAGATGGCGGACAGGGCGGCAACCCGGCGGGTGTACTGATCGCGGAAACCCTGCCCGGTGAGGCGGAGATGCAGCGCATCGCCGCCGAGGTGGGCTACTCGGAGACCGCATTCCTCGCGCCCCATGAGGATGGCTGGCGGGTACGCTACTTCGCGCCAGAGATCGAGGTGCCCTTCTGCGGCCACGCCACCATTGCCGCCGGTGCGGCGCTGGCGGAGCAGTTCGGCGGCGGCCGCTACCGTCTCTACCTTAACAATGGCGATATCAGCGTGGAGGGCGAGATACAGCAGAGTCTGGCCGCCGCCAGCCTGCAATCGCCGCCAACCCGCAGCGAGCCAGTGCCGGAGGCATTGCTGGCGGAGGCGCTGGCGCTGTTTGGCTGGCATGAGAGCGATCTGGACACCCGCCTGCCGCCAGCGATGGCCTACGGCGGTGCGAGCCACCTGATCCTGCCGGTGCGCCACCGCGCGACGCTGAAGGCGATGCAGTACGATCAGGCGCAGGGCAAGGCGCTGATGGAGGCGCACGGCATCACCACGTTCTGTCTGGTACATGCCGAAAGCCCAACCCGCTTCCATGCGCGTAACCCGTTTGCCATCGGCGGGGTGTATGAAGATCCGGCCACCGGCGCGGCGGCGGCAGCGCTCGGCGGTTACCTGCGTGATCGCCAGTGGCCGCACCACGGCGAGGTGGAGATTATTCAGGGCGAGGATATGGGCGCACGCTCCCTGCTGCGCATCCAGATCAGCGACCAGCCGGGCGGCAGTATCCGCGTCTCTGGCACCGCCCGCACCATCAGCTAA